In Myxocyprinus asiaticus isolate MX2 ecotype Aquarium Trade chromosome 3, UBuf_Myxa_2, whole genome shotgun sequence, the following proteins share a genomic window:
- the LOC127426315 gene encoding ADP/ATP translocase 2, with product MTETAISFAKDFLAGGIAAAISKTAVAPIERVKLLLQVQHASKQITADKQYKGIIDCVVRIPKEQGFVSFWRGNLANVIRYFPTQALNFAFKDKYKKVFLDGVDKRTQFWRYFAGNLASGGAAGATSLCFVYPLDFARTRLAADVGKAGAEREFSGLGNCLVKIYKSDGLKGLYQGFNVSVQGIIIYRAAYFGIYDTAKGMLPDPKNTHIVVSWMIAQTVTAVAGLTSYPFDTVRRRMMMQSGRKGADIMYSGTIDCWRKIARDEGGKAFFKGAWSNVLRGMGGAFVLVLYDELKKIM from the exons ATGACCGAGACCGCTATTTCATTCGCCAAGGATTTCTTGGCCGGGGGAATCGCCGCCGCGATCTCCAAGACAGCTGTTGCTCCCATTGAGAGAGTCAAGCTGCTCCTTCAG GTCCAGCATGCCAGCAAGCAGATCACAGCAGACAAGCAATACAAAGGTATTATTGATTGTGTAGTACGTATACCCAAGGAGCAGGGCTTTGTGTCCTTCTGGAGGGGCAACTTGGCCAATGTCATCAGGTACTTCCCAACACAGGCCCTCAACTTTGCCTTCAAGGATAAGTACAAGAAGGTCTTCCTGGATGGCGTTGACAAGCGCACCCAGTTTTGGAGGTACTTCGCTGGAAACCTCGCCTCTGGTGGTGCTGCGGGAGCTACCTCACTTTGCTTCGTCTACCCCCTTGACTTTGCTAGAACCCGATTGGCTGCTGACGTCGGAAAGGCTGGTGCGGAGCGAGAGTTTTCAGGCCTTGGCAACTGTTTAGTGAAGATCTACAAGTCTGATGGTCTGAAGGGCTTGTATCAGGGCTTCAATGTGTCTGTGCAGGGTATCATCATCTATAGAGCGGCCTACTTCGGTATCTATGATACTGCCAAAG GCATGCTACCAGACCCCAAGAACACCCACATAGTGGTGAGCTGGATGATTGCTCAGACTGTCACTGCTGTTGCTGGTCTCACATCCTATCCCTTTGACACTGTACGTCGTCGTATGATGATGCAGTCTGGACGCAAAGGAG ctgacaTAATGTACAGTGGCACTATTGACTGTTGGAGGAAGATTGCACGTGATGAGGGTGGAAAGGCCTTCTTCAAGGGTGCCTGGTCCAACGTACTCAGAGGCATGGGCGGAGCCTTCGTGCTTGTTCTGTACGACGAGCTCAAGAAGATCATGTAA